Proteins from a genomic interval of Diaminobutyricimonas aerilata:
- a CDS encoding DUF7507 domain-containing protein: protein MRRGSRGWLAAVVTVVLGATAALAGAAPANAAPVYQIAGRWTTTPPATVGKGAVLTAEWRVNVNDDAPAPSNEPVDNVDFTVTLQSGLFRTLPDACLTTAGLDPVSSISADGRTLVCNLGTQPEGSAHLVQTAVVADGRTGDQLGATGTVEGGSAQLPNVRIQNTFGMDMYWGTPTPSRVLVAPSTTEFDFEWTLYLDRGSDDGPQTVSYNLSIPVESGQPLAIGTLQGGCAPYRSTAVADGHPYTEWPARPDQSAPFVEQCDLVKTGPNTFRLTLTGIDYSQVLVPTRDSAGNAIPPARVAIATGSIWFRLNGHTTVTRADLTASAPVYVSVTGARDTDLVGNNTAGKPLPLVGGWSSHWDRSFTQSGGVPLDNTYRVAQGTVVATRLADATGQNPENPGTMVRQNCTVLDTLYVTYEDHDVSWSLPRQPETTMPANRYVVEWYTGNDPRVTRTSALYDPDAFDCDIATGWTRSEPDTPAERAAVKAVRITFTNAQVEGYMVRHEVTQRIRPATPIGMDVWTWHNHSTNGNWIDPTDARNETPVPGARYDYTTAYRDVLHVITVEPDIRKAVDREVVRPGIPATYTLTYSANGTGIVPATADDFVIRDVLPVGMTYVTGSATPAPTIATDAQGRQVLRWEIDGVPTNAPQTLQYQAVANNAVTPGQTLTNVVTSSVEGYTSEPAQAEVTVSTAGTTLIGKTTDQWFIANPDGSGDGDGSWTVTIRSQDPLPQAFTDTIDILPYNGDGRGTDYVGTYRVTSVAAPGSTVYYTTKDPATLNDDPGNTVNGTAPGSIAGNTSDWSTTPVANPTAIRVIGPSLASGTSRQFRVNITTDGADPGDVWVNRAQARTGHTQLVMRTSEPLTMGTYYSVSLKKYVQDAQGVWHDANDAADFPAFRPGDTVPYRVVVTNTGQGTLNDLVITDDQQPELGAFEVDTLEPGEENAFTHEYEITLPANAPDQLVNTACVNVTEQPADAEDPVQESCDPAGIRMDGDPDHEKSLISATPIGDGQWEVVFGLDVVNTLTAPTSYRLEDTLHFTDQATITSATVTESPAGVTLATPAWNGGSNVLIAAGVPLLGTDDVGYTAHHYEVTVIADVPLQLEGAGAATDDPTRCPADGDDSDRAFNNTSALTDVQGEVEVDQKCAEIPSIDIEKSVAEGPTPNGDGTWTVLYDVVATNSGSFEGAYEMRDRMTPTGDITVGSREVVTTPAGVTASPTWTGLGPVGAPENVIATGVILPAGGTHTYQIEVVIGVDSADGAPVVTSCDDPGTGGLANSAEIEHNDLTDSDDACITIAFITVEKTISEGPTPNGDGTFSITYDIVAENIGADAGEYFVTDRLQYGEGIDIVSAEVTETPDGVVANADWTGTGPQQDSPENLIADGIGLAAGGTHTYQVEVSVEMDEETIDPAALECPAPGEAGALANSTSLNHNGIVAIDDVCASLPLIGVDKTISAGPTGNGDGTWTITYDLVATNAGEAAGDYDVVDRLQYGDGIVIESADVITLPGGVADPATWTGQGAEGADENVVATDIPLAPAASHTYQVQTVVSLDRDVATPTSLACPAPGDSGGLANSVELTHNGETFDDDVCAPLPFIEIDKSLSGAVVPVDGEDGVYDVTYEVTVTNSGPGAGEYDLVDELAPGEGVEIVGIQNVTTDAADPVPMNPGFDGVDDTLIVDDQPIAAAPTAPVVHTYLVTVRYSADLSEVELPVGDACTTPEGTVAGGLDNVATVDWNGIEDSDDECVRPGKPSLDKQLVSATPIGNGQWNVIYDLIVGNVGQEQTTYKLDDEFLFAEAVTVADVTVTGPEGVTISDTFDGADDQRIATDIAIAGLDDDGYAPHVYRVTVTANVPLQFDEPAGDGTGSPDCTVPSGSNGLRQGLNNAATLTDETGGEITDTDCAPLPEFDIEKSVVGSPVKQSGGAYTVSYEITVTNLGDVAGEYTVTDRLRFGAGIAVRSEDVTATPAGVTAAAGWTGRGSVGSTENVIAAGVALAAGAEHVYTVQVVAAVTAAAADATTYQCPAPGSDQPGGFANTAGLAHNDLTAAAEACATPERPGIATTGGTLPSGLLLVALLALFGGMGVLVVRRMRKDAA, encoded by the coding sequence ATGCGACGCGGCTCTCGAGGGTGGCTCGCCGCCGTCGTCACCGTGGTACTCGGCGCGACCGCGGCCTTGGCGGGCGCTGCGCCCGCGAACGCGGCGCCGGTGTACCAGATCGCCGGACGTTGGACCACGACGCCCCCTGCTACCGTCGGCAAGGGTGCTGTGCTGACCGCGGAATGGCGCGTGAACGTCAACGACGACGCGCCCGCGCCTTCTAACGAGCCTGTCGACAACGTCGACTTCACGGTGACGCTGCAGAGCGGCCTCTTCCGCACGCTGCCCGACGCATGTCTGACGACCGCGGGGCTCGACCCCGTCTCGAGCATCTCCGCCGATGGGCGTACCCTGGTCTGCAATCTCGGCACCCAGCCGGAGGGGTCCGCGCACCTGGTTCAGACCGCAGTCGTGGCCGACGGACGCACCGGTGACCAGCTCGGCGCCACCGGCACTGTCGAGGGCGGCTCCGCCCAGTTGCCCAACGTCCGCATCCAGAACACGTTCGGCATGGACATGTACTGGGGCACCCCGACGCCCTCGCGGGTCCTCGTCGCGCCCAGCACGACAGAGTTCGACTTCGAGTGGACCCTCTATCTCGACCGCGGCAGCGATGACGGTCCGCAGACAGTGAGCTACAACCTCTCGATCCCGGTCGAGAGCGGTCAGCCGCTTGCGATCGGCACGCTCCAAGGCGGATGCGCCCCCTATCGCAGCACCGCCGTCGCCGACGGGCACCCGTATACCGAGTGGCCGGCGCGGCCCGATCAGAGCGCGCCGTTCGTCGAACAGTGCGACCTCGTCAAGACCGGCCCCAACACCTTCCGCCTGACGCTCACCGGCATCGACTACTCGCAGGTCCTCGTGCCGACCCGTGATTCGGCCGGCAACGCGATCCCGCCCGCGCGGGTCGCGATCGCCACGGGCTCGATCTGGTTCCGGCTGAACGGCCACACCACGGTGACCCGGGCGGACCTCACCGCGAGCGCACCCGTGTACGTGTCGGTCACGGGGGCCAGGGACACCGACCTCGTGGGCAACAACACGGCCGGCAAGCCGCTGCCGCTGGTGGGCGGGTGGAGCTCGCACTGGGACCGCTCCTTCACGCAGTCGGGCGGCGTGCCACTCGACAACACCTACCGGGTCGCGCAGGGAACTGTGGTGGCGACGCGTCTCGCCGACGCCACGGGACAGAACCCCGAGAACCCCGGCACGATGGTGCGGCAGAACTGCACGGTGCTCGACACCCTCTACGTCACCTACGAGGACCACGACGTCTCCTGGTCGTTGCCGAGGCAGCCGGAGACGACGATGCCGGCGAACCGATACGTCGTCGAGTGGTACACCGGAAACGACCCACGGGTCACCCGCACCAGCGCGCTCTACGACCCGGACGCGTTCGACTGCGACATCGCGACGGGCTGGACCAGATCCGAGCCGGACACGCCCGCGGAGCGTGCGGCGGTCAAGGCGGTGCGGATCACCTTCACCAACGCCCAGGTGGAGGGCTACATGGTGCGGCACGAGGTCACCCAGCGGATCCGCCCGGCCACGCCGATCGGAATGGACGTCTGGACGTGGCACAACCACTCCACGAACGGCAACTGGATCGACCCCACGGACGCGCGAAACGAGACCCCGGTTCCTGGAGCGCGGTATGACTACACGACGGCCTACCGCGATGTGCTGCACGTCATCACCGTGGAGCCGGACATCCGCAAAGCGGTGGATCGCGAGGTCGTGCGTCCCGGCATCCCGGCGACGTACACCCTCACCTACTCGGCCAACGGCACCGGTATCGTGCCTGCGACGGCAGACGACTTCGTCATCCGGGACGTGCTGCCCGTCGGAATGACCTACGTCACCGGTTCGGCGACACCCGCACCGACGATCGCGACGGATGCCCAGGGTCGCCAGGTCTTGCGCTGGGAGATCGACGGCGTGCCGACGAACGCCCCGCAGACGCTGCAGTATCAGGCGGTCGCGAACAACGCGGTGACCCCCGGGCAGACGCTGACGAACGTCGTCACCTCCTCGGTCGAGGGATACACCTCCGAGCCCGCGCAGGCGGAGGTGACCGTGTCCACGGCGGGCACGACGCTCATCGGCAAGACGACCGACCAGTGGTTCATCGCGAACCCCGACGGTTCGGGCGACGGCGACGGTTCGTGGACGGTGACCATCAGGTCGCAGGACCCGCTGCCACAGGCCTTCACCGACACGATCGACATCCTCCCGTACAACGGTGACGGGCGCGGAACCGATTACGTGGGCACTTACCGGGTCACCTCCGTCGCGGCGCCGGGATCTACCGTGTACTACACGACGAAAGACCCCGCGACGCTCAACGACGACCCGGGCAACACGGTGAACGGCACTGCGCCGGGATCGATCGCGGGCAACACCTCCGACTGGTCGACGACGCCGGTCGCCAACCCGACGGCGATCCGCGTGATCGGCCCGTCGCTCGCCTCCGGTACGTCGCGCCAGTTCCGCGTCAACATCACGACCGACGGCGCCGACCCCGGCGATGTCTGGGTGAACCGCGCCCAAGCACGCACCGGGCACACCCAGCTGGTGATGCGCACCTCCGAGCCGCTCACGATGGGCACCTACTACTCCGTGTCGCTCAAGAAGTACGTGCAGGATGCGCAGGGGGTCTGGCACGACGCCAACGACGCCGCCGACTTCCCGGCGTTCCGGCCGGGTGACACCGTGCCATACCGGGTCGTGGTGACCAACACCGGTCAGGGCACGCTCAACGACCTGGTCATCACGGATGACCAGCAGCCTGAGCTCGGCGCCTTCGAAGTCGACACGCTCGAACCGGGGGAGGAGAACGCGTTCACCCACGAGTACGAGATCACCCTGCCGGCAAACGCTCCCGACCAGCTCGTGAACACGGCGTGCGTGAACGTCACGGAGCAGCCCGCCGACGCCGAGGACCCCGTGCAGGAGAGCTGCGACCCGGCCGGCATCCGCATGGACGGCGACCCCGATCACGAGAAGTCGCTGATCTCCGCCACCCCGATCGGCGACGGTCAGTGGGAGGTCGTCTTCGGCCTCGACGTGGTCAACACGCTGACGGCGCCCACCTCGTACCGCCTCGAGGACACGCTGCACTTCACCGACCAGGCGACGATCACCTCCGCGACCGTCACCGAGTCGCCCGCCGGCGTCACCCTAGCCACCCCGGCGTGGAACGGCGGCAGCAACGTGCTCATCGCCGCCGGCGTGCCGCTGCTCGGCACCGACGACGTGGGCTACACCGCGCACCACTACGAGGTGACGGTGATCGCCGACGTGCCCCTGCAGCTCGAGGGTGCGGGTGCCGCGACGGACGACCCGACCCGCTGCCCGGCGGACGGTGACGACTCGGATCGCGCGTTCAACAACACCTCCGCCCTCACCGACGTGCAGGGCGAGGTCGAGGTCGACCAGAAGTGCGCCGAGATCCCGTCGATCGACATCGAGAAGTCGGTGGCCGAGGGTCCGACCCCGAACGGCGACGGCACGTGGACGGTGCTCTACGACGTCGTGGCCACGAACTCCGGCTCTTTCGAGGGCGCCTACGAGATGCGCGACCGGATGACGCCCACGGGCGACATCACCGTCGGCTCCCGTGAGGTCGTGACCACGCCGGCCGGCGTGACGGCATCGCCCACCTGGACCGGGCTCGGCCCGGTGGGTGCGCCCGAGAACGTGATCGCGACGGGCGTGATACTCCCGGCCGGTGGCACGCACACCTACCAGATCGAGGTCGTCATCGGTGTCGACTCCGCGGACGGGGCGCCCGTGGTGACCTCGTGTGACGACCCGGGCACCGGCGGCCTGGCCAACTCGGCGGAGATCGAGCACAACGACCTCACCGATTCGGACGACGCGTGCATCACGATCGCGTTCATCACGGTGGAGAAGACGATCAGCGAGGGACCCACGCCGAACGGCGACGGCACCTTCTCGATCACCTACGACATCGTCGCCGAGAACATCGGTGCGGATGCCGGTGAGTACTTCGTCACCGACCGCCTGCAGTACGGCGAGGGCATCGACATCGTCTCCGCGGAGGTGACCGAGACGCCCGACGGCGTCGTCGCGAACGCTGACTGGACGGGAACCGGACCCCAGCAGGACTCCCCGGAGAACCTCATCGCCGATGGGATCGGGCTCGCGGCGGGCGGCACCCACACCTACCAGGTGGAGGTCTCCGTCGAGATGGACGAGGAGACCATCGATCCCGCCGCGCTCGAGTGCCCCGCGCCCGGTGAGGCGGGGGCTCTCGCGAACTCGACGAGCCTGAACCACAACGGCATCGTCGCGATCGACGACGTCTGCGCCTCCCTCCCGCTGATCGGCGTCGACAAGACGATCTCCGCCGGTCCGACCGGCAACGGTGACGGCACCTGGACGATCACGTACGACCTCGTGGCGACCAACGCGGGCGAGGCGGCAGGCGACTACGACGTGGTCGACCGTCTGCAGTACGGCGACGGCATCGTGATCGAGTCCGCGGACGTGATCACCCTGCCGGGCGGCGTCGCCGACCCCGCCACGTGGACGGGTCAGGGGGCGGAAGGTGCGGACGAGAACGTCGTGGCCACCGACATCCCGCTCGCGCCCGCCGCCTCGCACACCTACCAGGTGCAGACCGTCGTCTCCCTCGACCGTGACGTCGCCACCCCGACGAGCCTCGCCTGCCCGGCGCCGGGCGACAGCGGCGGCCTCGCCAACTCGGTGGAGCTGACGCACAACGGCGAGACCTTCGACGACGACGTGTGCGCTCCGCTGCCCTTCATCGAGATCGACAAGTCGCTCTCCGGCGCGGTGGTGCCGGTCGACGGCGAGGACGGCGTGTACGACGTGACCTACGAGGTCACGGTCACCAACAGCGGTCCCGGAGCCGGCGAGTACGACCTCGTCGACGAGCTCGCGCCGGGCGAGGGCGTCGAGATCGTGGGCATCCAGAACGTCACGACGGATGCCGCCGACCCGGTGCCGATGAACCCGGGCTTCGACGGTGTCGACGACACGCTCATCGTGGACGACCAGCCGATCGCCGCGGCGCCGACCGCTCCGGTCGTGCACACGTACCTCGTGACGGTGCGGTACTCCGCCGACCTGAGTGAGGTGGAACTGCCGGTCGGCGACGCGTGCACCACTCCGGAGGGCACAGTGGCCGGCGGGCTCGACAACGTCGCCACGGTCGACTGGAACGGCATCGAGGACTCGGATGACGAGTGCGTGCGCCCGGGCAAGCCGAGTCTCGACAAGCAGCTCGTCTCGGCCACGCCGATCGGCAACGGGCAGTGGAACGTCATCTACGACCTGATCGTCGGCAACGTCGGCCAGGAGCAGACGACCTACAAGCTGGACGACGAGTTCCTCTTCGCCGAGGCGGTGACCGTTGCCGACGTGACCGTCACCGGTCCCGAGGGCGTGACGATCAGCGACACGTTCGACGGGGCCGACGACCAGCGCATCGCGACCGACATCGCGATCGCCGGTCTCGACGACGACGGATACGCGCCGCACGTCTACCGCGTCACCGTCACGGCGAACGTGCCGCTGCAGTTCGACGAGCCGGCCGGAGACGGAACCGGGTCGCCCGACTGCACCGTGCCGTCCGGCTCGAACGGCCTCCGGCAGGGGCTGAACAACGCGGCGACGCTGACCGACGAGACCGGCGGCGAGATCACCGACACGGACTGCGCGCCGCTGCCGGAGTTCGACATCGAGAAGTCGGTCGTCGGGTCCCCGGTCAAGCAATCGGGCGGTGCCTACACGGTCTCGTACGAGATCACCGTCACGAACCTGGGTGACGTCGCGGGCGAGTACACCGTCACCGACCGGCTGCGTTTCGGCGCGGGCATCGCGGTTCGCAGCGAGGACGTGACGGCGACCCCGGCCGGGGTCACCGCAGCAGCCGGATGGACGGGTCGCGGGTCGGTGGGTTCGACCGAGAACGTGATCGCGGCCGGGGTGGCGCTCGCCGCGGGTGCGGAGCACGTGTACACCGTGCAGGTCGTCGCCGCTGTGACTGCCGCGGCGGCCGATGCGACCACGTATCAGTGCCCCGCTCCGGGCTCCGATCAGCCGGGCGGCTTCGCCAACACGGCGGGTCTCGCGCACAACGATCTGACCGCGGCGGCCGAGGCCTGCGCGACGCCCGAGCGACCGGGTATCGCGACCACGGGCGGAACTCTGCCGAGCGGCCTCCTCCTGGTGGCTCTGCTGGCCCTGTTCGGCGGCATGGGCGTGCTCGTCGTCCGCCGGATGAGGAAGGACGCCGCCTGA
- a CDS encoding carbohydrate ABC transporter permease has product MSLSTVPPAVVDAALPEKRRRAGWGTSHRDYIKIGLWIALVIAVLVWSVPIIFMVFTSLKSEADIFGTPAFVPPWSPEWGNYVEALDRGNLLSAGANSLIIALFKVPIGLLISAAAAFALARLRFKRQRLLMGIIAMGAMVPIQVAIAPLFQVINGLDLLSTHIGVILPYIAFGLPYQTFILYGFFRGIPEELDESARMDGAGNWRIFFQMILPLSKPALAALLILDFVATWNEYSIALALLQSQDSWTIPLAIQGFQSQFTSSYGPLNAFTIMSVFPVLIVYLLFQRYFVEGAFAGAVKG; this is encoded by the coding sequence ATGAGCCTCTCGACCGTCCCGCCCGCCGTCGTCGACGCGGCGCTGCCCGAGAAGCGCCGCCGCGCCGGCTGGGGCACCTCCCACCGCGACTACATCAAGATCGGTCTCTGGATCGCGCTCGTGATCGCCGTGCTCGTCTGGTCGGTGCCCATCATCTTCATGGTGTTCACGTCGCTGAAGAGCGAGGCCGACATCTTCGGGACGCCCGCCTTCGTGCCCCCGTGGTCACCCGAGTGGGGCAACTACGTCGAGGCCCTCGACCGCGGCAATCTGCTCTCCGCCGGAGCGAACAGCCTCATCATCGCGCTGTTCAAGGTGCCCATCGGGCTGCTCATCTCCGCGGCGGCCGCGTTCGCGCTCGCCCGACTGCGGTTCAAGCGGCAGCGACTTCTCATGGGGATCATCGCGATGGGCGCGATGGTGCCGATCCAAGTGGCGATCGCCCCGTTGTTCCAGGTGATCAACGGGCTCGATCTGCTCAGCACGCACATCGGGGTGATCCTGCCCTACATCGCCTTCGGCCTGCCGTACCAGACGTTCATCCTCTACGGGTTCTTCCGCGGCATCCCCGAGGAGCTCGACGAGAGTGCCCGCATGGACGGAGCCGGCAACTGGCGGATCTTCTTCCAGATGATCCTGCCGCTGTCCAAGCCCGCGCTCGCGGCGCTGCTCATCCTGGACTTCGTCGCCACCTGGAACGAGTACTCGATCGCTCTCGCGCTGCTGCAGAGTCAGGACTCGTGGACGATTCCGCTCGCGATCCAGGGCTTCCAGTCCCAGTTCACGAGCTCGTACGGGCCGCTCAACGCCTTCACCATCATGTCCGTCTTCCCCGTGCTCATCGTCTACCTGCTGTTCCAGCGCTACTTCGTCGAAGGCGCCTTCGCCGGCGCCGTGAAAGGCTGA
- a CDS encoding ABC transporter substrate-binding protein: protein MRAGRKSVALVAGAAVVVGLAGCSAGGSADGKTQITWFKLTETAETANEAIAQIVSDFESENPDIDVVVEERAVDAHKDALRTTLGTSGAPDIFFSWAGPGLGGEFIEVGASLDLEKYYEEFGWADRFSEATLETVTQYGQYDGVPYTQRGEALFYNKDLFAKAGVDAVPTTYDELVAAAEKLKAAGITPIQFGGTVNWHVMRLLDSILETKCGSDGYQALVTHEASWADEECVTETFTEFEKWTSEYLNPGFISINNDESSALFYSGEAAMALEGDWFNQVIRDNGMDESTVGLMPFPTGTGRLYGFNENNYISSNSENPDAAAAFLDYLTSEDAQKTFIAAFGSQSVNVNVQAEGGSELDQAWTPIFENATGIYMNNDQNLSLAETTEYWRIQNLVATGELDPADAGSEFQKFLDQQ, encoded by the coding sequence ATGCGTGCAGGCAGGAAGTCCGTGGCCCTCGTCGCGGGCGCCGCAGTGGTCGTGGGCCTCGCCGGATGCTCCGCCGGTGGATCGGCCGACGGCAAGACCCAGATCACCTGGTTCAAGCTCACCGAGACGGCCGAAACGGCGAACGAGGCGATCGCACAGATCGTGAGCGACTTCGAGTCGGAGAACCCCGACATCGACGTCGTCGTGGAGGAGCGCGCGGTCGACGCGCACAAGGACGCCCTCCGCACCACGCTCGGCACGAGCGGTGCGCCGGACATCTTCTTCTCGTGGGCCGGACCCGGACTCGGCGGTGAGTTCATCGAGGTGGGCGCGAGTCTCGACCTCGAGAAGTACTACGAGGAATTCGGCTGGGCCGACCGCTTCTCGGAGGCGACCCTCGAGACCGTCACCCAGTACGGCCAGTACGACGGCGTGCCGTACACGCAGCGCGGCGAGGCCCTGTTCTACAACAAGGACCTGTTCGCGAAGGCGGGCGTCGACGCCGTGCCGACGACGTACGACGAGCTCGTCGCCGCCGCCGAGAAGCTCAAGGCGGCCGGCATCACGCCCATCCAGTTCGGCGGCACCGTCAACTGGCACGTCATGCGCCTGCTCGACAGCATCCTCGAGACCAAGTGCGGCTCCGACGGCTACCAGGCCCTCGTCACCCACGAGGCGAGCTGGGCGGATGAGGAGTGCGTCACCGAGACGTTCACCGAATTCGAGAAGTGGACGAGCGAGTACCTCAACCCCGGCTTCATCTCGATCAACAACGACGAGTCGAGCGCCTTGTTCTACTCCGGCGAGGCCGCCATGGCGCTCGAGGGCGACTGGTTCAACCAGGTGATCCGCGACAACGGCATGGACGAGTCGACCGTCGGCCTGATGCCCTTCCCGACCGGCACGGGACGGCTCTACGGATTCAACGAGAACAACTACATCTCCTCGAACTCCGAGAACCCCGATGCCGCTGCGGCGTTCCTCGACTACCTCACCTCGGAGGACGCCCAGAAGACGTTCATCGCGGCATTCGGCAGTCAGTCGGTCAACGTCAACGTGCAGGCGGAGGGCGGAAGCGAACTCGACCAGGCATGGACCCCGATCTTCGAGAACGCGACCGGCATCTACATGAACAACGACCAGAACCTCTCCCTCGCCGAGACCACCGAGTACTGGCGCATCCAGAACCTCGTCGCCACCGGCGAGCTCGACCCGGCCGACGCCGGCAGCGAGTTCCAGAAGTTCCTCGATCAGCAGTAG
- a CDS encoding carbohydrate ABC transporter permease: protein MSASTVPTAPRARRRPPASRGRARRFTHVGFVAALPFLAPALAAYIVFVVGPMIESVRLSFFEWSGFQGAPQEFVGLKNYVRIFTQDPVFWTALTNTVIWVVLSLVIPVALGLVMALALNRPLFGRNAFRSLFYIPGVLAPIAIANMWRWMYNPNFGVGVTLAEFFNAPWIADIQWLGDKNIALYSIFAAFVWQIAGTNMVLFLAGLQSVVPEHVEAAKLDGANAWQVFRNVTLPALRPVTVVVVVLTIINSIKVFDLIVGMTGGGPAQSTQVLALWSFTQSFGNHEYGMGNAIATVLLVITLIIVVPYMVWTARQEKNS from the coding sequence ATGTCAGCAAGCACAGTGCCGACTGCGCCACGCGCGCGCCGCCGGCCGCCCGCCTCGCGGGGTCGGGCCCGCCGATTCACCCACGTCGGGTTCGTCGCCGCCCTGCCCTTCCTCGCCCCCGCCCTCGCCGCCTACATCGTGTTCGTGGTGGGGCCGATGATCGAGTCGGTCCGGCTCAGCTTCTTCGAATGGTCGGGGTTCCAGGGAGCGCCGCAGGAGTTCGTCGGCCTCAAGAACTACGTGCGGATCTTCACCCAGGACCCGGTGTTCTGGACCGCCCTCACCAACACCGTCATCTGGGTCGTGCTGTCGCTCGTCATCCCGGTGGCGCTCGGACTCGTCATGGCTCTCGCGCTCAACCGGCCCCTGTTCGGACGGAACGCGTTCCGGTCGCTGTTCTACATCCCGGGGGTGCTCGCCCCGATCGCCATCGCCAACATGTGGCGGTGGATGTACAACCCGAACTTCGGTGTCGGGGTGACCCTCGCCGAATTCTTCAACGCACCGTGGATCGCCGACATCCAATGGCTCGGCGACAAGAACATCGCCCTCTACTCGATCTTCGCCGCCTTCGTCTGGCAGATCGCCGGAACCAACATGGTGCTGTTCCTCGCCGGATTGCAGTCGGTCGTGCCCGAACACGTCGAGGCCGCGAAACTCGACGGCGCCAACGCGTGGCAGGTGTTCCGCAACGTCACCCTGCCGGCTCTGCGCCCGGTGACGGTGGTGGTCGTGGTGCTCACGATCATCAACTCGATCAAGGTCTTCGACCTCATCGTCGGCATGACCGGCGGCGGCCCCGCCCAGTCGACGCAGGTGCTCGCGCTGTGGTCGTTCACCCAGTCGTTCGGCAATCACGAGTACGGGATGGGCAACGCCATCGCCACCGTGCTCCTCGTCATCACCCTGATCATCGTCGTGCCGTACATGGTCTGGACGGCACGGCAGGAGAAGAACTCATGA
- a CDS encoding LacI family DNA-binding transcriptional regulator, whose protein sequence is MTTTRPRHERTRPSMADVGRLADVSAQTVSRFFSGSGYVSAATRERIEAAVAELGYRPNHVARAFRSNRTHTIGVMTMGTMNYGVTALYSGLTAAARATDYSIVISHIDSDIDEPGALDEARRVLDNLQSLQVDGIILATQYRDADELFEGISDRLPVVTLSGRPRPSADTVALDSYQAGLIATRHLIELGHERILHVAGPANRNETIERARGYTDALEEAGLVPLPAIPGTSWGAETGHRAGSHVDPTSFTAAFAASDAIAFGFMGAMRSRGFEAPSDYSIIGVDDMPESAYTSPPLTTMRMDFDELGTVSFDMIRHHIEKGERVDLRVLPSALVERGSTAPPRPDGA, encoded by the coding sequence ATGACCACCACGCGGCCACGCCACGAGCGGACGAGGCCGAGCATGGCCGACGTCGGGCGCCTCGCCGACGTGTCGGCGCAGACGGTCTCGCGGTTCTTCAGCGGATCCGGCTATGTCAGCGCTGCGACGCGCGAGCGCATCGAGGCGGCGGTCGCCGAGCTGGGCTACCGGCCGAACCACGTCGCCCGCGCCTTCCGCTCCAACCGGACGCACACCATCGGGGTGATGACGATGGGCACGATGAACTACGGCGTCACGGCCCTCTACTCGGGGCTGACGGCCGCCGCCCGCGCCACCGACTACTCCATCGTCATCAGCCACATCGATTCCGACATCGATGAGCCGGGCGCCCTCGATGAGGCCCGCCGGGTGCTCGACAACCTCCAGTCCCTCCAGGTGGACGGCATCATCCTCGCCACGCAGTACCGGGACGCTGACGAATTGTTCGAGGGCATCTCGGATCGACTGCCGGTCGTGACGCTCTCGGGGCGCCCACGACCGAGCGCCGACACCGTCGCGCTCGACTCCTATCAAGCCGGGCTCATCGCCACCCGCCACCTCATCGAGCTGGGGCACGAACGGATCCTGCACGTGGCGGGTCCGGCGAACCGCAACGAGACCATCGAGCGGGCCCGCGGCTACACCGACGCCCTCGAGGAGGCCGGCCTCGTGCCGCTCCCGGCCATCCCCGGAACCAGCTGGGGCGCAGAGACCGGCCACCGGGCGGGCTCGCACGTCGATCCGACCTCGTTCACCGCCGCTTTCGCGGCCAGCGACGCGATCGCCTTCGGCTTCATGGGTGCCATGCGGTCGCGCGGCTTCGAAGCGCCGAGCGACTACTCGATCATCGGCGTCGACGACATGCCCGAGTCGGCCTACACCTCCCCGCCGCTCACGACGATGCGGATGGACTTCGACGAACTCGGCACCGTCTCGTTCGACATGATCCGCCACCATATCGAGAAGGGCGAGAGGGTCGACCTCCGCGTACTGCCCTCCGCGCTCGTCGAGCGAGGGTCGACGGCACCTCCTCGACCTGACGGAGCCTGA